A single Oscillospiraceae bacterium DNA region contains:
- a CDS encoding S1 RNA-binding domain-containing protein: protein MAENAVTVGNIYTGTVLKIKPFGAIVSLPGGVPGLVHISQITNGYVQNVADVLNVGDEVDVRVVSYEEASGKISLSMKDVPQQSHYAYDDEETSEDGEYSYRYDPPPVISAAQAASFEEKFKSWQKISNERIAGINRRNKRR from the coding sequence ATGGCAGAAAACGCTGTTACGGTTGGGAATATATACACGGGAACGGTGCTTAAGATCAAACCCTTCGGGGCGATCGTATCGCTGCCGGGGGGCGTGCCGGGCCTTGTGCATATATCGCAGATAACCAACGGGTACGTGCAAAACGTGGCCGATGTCCTTAATGTGGGCGACGAGGTGGACGTACGCGTCGTTTCCTACGAGGAAGCGTCGGGCAAGATTTCCCTCTCCATGAAGGACGTCCCCCAACAGTCGCACTACGCCTACGACGACGAAGAAACCAGCGAAGACGGCGAATATTCCTACCGTTACGATCCCCCCCCCGTGATATCAGCCGCGCAAGCGGCTTCTTTTGAAGAGAAATTCAAGTCCTGGCAAAAGATATCCAACGAGCGTATCGCCGGTATCAACCGGAGGAATAAAAGGAGGTAA
- a CDS encoding MerR family transcriptional regulator — MSELKKIREMSTQYGISARALKYYEEMGLITSTRNDDYAYRLYDEAAVQRLEQILILRKLNISIKDIKRIFNTSGSEVVLEVLGKKVDAIDEEVSLLHELKEIVLDFIRQIEQSDFGNESDIKLLYEKTREIEAQFVNVDYNGNITNANRLLDVTDKLARTPEIIHKRSYCYLIFNLKDGKSVIEASELYCKAFDAEKTSEDTSAGEWIDGWIGINIRVFNFGIFIQAVDMPGNRGACCISFATEQELRKAYELLSKDAKESNLHLDWHWTSLAATITDKFGVDWLFALN; from the coding sequence ATGAGTGAGCTTAAAAAAATCCGCGAAATGTCAACGCAATATGGTATTTCCGCACGTGCCTTGAAATATTACGAGGAAATGGGGCTGATAACCAGTACCCGGAATGATGATTATGCGTACAGGCTTTATGACGAGGCTGCCGTACAACGGCTTGAACAAATCTTAATATTGCGCAAACTGAACATCAGTATCAAGGACATTAAACGCATTTTCAATACATCCGGTTCAGAAGTTGTTTTAGAAGTGCTTGGAAAAAAAGTTGATGCCATCGACGAAGAAGTATCTCTCTTGCACGAACTTAAAGAGATAGTTTTGGATTTTATCCGTCAAATTGAGCAATCCGATTTCGGCAATGAATCTGATATAAAATTGTTATATGAAAAAACAAGGGAAATCGAAGCCCAGTTTGTTAATGTAGATTACAACGGAAATATTACGAATGCAAATCGGTTGCTTGATGTAACGGATAAGTTAGCAAGAACACCTGAAATAATCCACAAACGTTCATATTGTTATTTAATTTTTAATTTAAAGGATGGAAAAAGCGTCATTGAAGCCTCTGAACTGTATTGCAAAGCCTTTGATGCGGAAAAAACATCCGAGGACACATCTGCGGGCGAATGGATTGACGGTTGGATTGGCATAAACATTAGGGTATTTAATTTTGGAATATTCATACAAGCAGTTGACATGCCCGGCAACAGGGGTGCATGTTGTATCAGTTTTGCAACTGAACAAGAACTGCGAAAAGCATATGAATTATTATCAAAAGATGCTAAAGAATCCAATCTTCACTTGGATTGGCATTGGACATCTTTAGCTGCGACCATAACAGATAAATTCGGTGTTGATTGGTTGTTTGCGTTGAATTAA
- a CDS encoding RNA-binding S4 domain-containing protein — protein sequence MRLDKYLKVSRIIKRRTVANEACDAGRVTINGKLAKASAEVRVGDLIEIRFGDKLTKLEVLAVREVVRKDDASSMFRLID from the coding sequence ATGCGTTTAGATAAATACTTAAAAGTCAGCCGCATAATTAAGCGACGCACCGTAGCCAATGAAGCCTGCGACGCGGGGCGCGTGACGATTAATGGTAAGTTGGCAAAGGCTTCCGCCGAGGTTAGGGTCGGCGATTTGATTGAAATCCGCTTCGGCGATAAATTAACCAAGCTCGAAGTGCTGGCGGTACGGGAAGTCGTCCGCAAAGATGACGCTTCTTCGATGTTTCGTCTTATCGATTAG
- a CDS encoding GNAT family N-acetyltransferase, translating into MLTMQYFFGEEGLDDAYLLRRRVFIEEQGIAPEDEYEGDDGACIHLVVYENDAPVSTGRIKITRDDYVIGRVATLPEHRGKGLATGIMQALIKACCIMGGERQILHAQLTARGFYEKLGFASYGEEFKEAGIPHICMEHFGLPQGCCAAGLHV; encoded by the coding sequence ATGCTGACCATGCAATATTTCTTCGGTGAGGAAGGCTTGGACGACGCCTATCTCCTGCGCCGCCGCGTTTTTATTGAGGAACAGGGCATCGCGCCCGAGGATGAATACGAAGGGGACGACGGCGCGTGTATCCACTTGGTCGTTTACGAAAACGACGCGCCCGTATCCACCGGGCGTATCAAGATCACCCGCGACGATTATGTGATCGGACGCGTTGCCACCCTACCCGAACACCGGGGTAAGGGCTTAGCTACGGGTATTATGCAAGCCTTGATCAAAGCCTGTTGCATCATGGGCGGCGAACGGCAGATACTTCACGCACAGCTTACGGCGCGGGGGTTTTACGAAAAATTGGGGTTTGCTTCTTATGGAGAAGAATTTAAAGAAGCGGGTATCCCGCACATTTGTATGGAGCATTTTGGGTTGCCTCAAGGATGTTGTGCCGCGGGGCTCCACGTTTAA
- the wecB gene encoding UDP-N-acetylglucosamine 2-epimerase (non-hydrolyzing), translating to MNTVKILTVFGTRAEAYKMIPLVLVLAERAKGKGVNPAGLPVLESRVCVTAQHRELLDQALEPFGIVPDWDLNVMTAGQTMGDVVNRVLTGMKPVIEEYKPDILLVHGDTTTTFAAALAAFYAKVAVGHVEAGLRTYDKYRPYPEEMNRKLTTALTDLHFAPTELSREYLLKENIPGDTVFVTGNTAVDMLAYTTSDGYRFRNGALNALDPAKRTILMTAHRRENFGPPMENICRAVGRIAADFPDVQLVWPMHPNGAGREESQKYLAHRANVLLTDALEIHDMHNLMKRSYLILSDSGGLQEEAPSFNVPVVVLREVTERPEGLNAGTLVLAGVAESSVYNSAAELLADKEARARMAAVPNPFGDGNASGRIIDAILGRFIC from the coding sequence ATGAATACGGTAAAGATTCTGACGGTTTTCGGCACGCGGGCGGAGGCATATAAGATGATCCCGTTGGTGCTTGTGCTGGCGGAGCGCGCGAAGGGTAAGGGGGTGAATCCCGCGGGTTTGCCCGTCCTTGAATCGCGTGTGTGCGTGACGGCGCAGCACAGGGAACTGTTGGATCAGGCGCTTGAGCCCTTCGGGATCGTGCCCGATTGGGATTTAAACGTGATGACGGCGGGGCAAACCATGGGTGACGTGGTCAACCGCGTGCTTACGGGCATGAAGCCGGTGATCGAGGAATACAAGCCCGATATCCTATTGGTACACGGCGATACGACGACGACGTTCGCCGCGGCGTTGGCGGCTTTTTACGCGAAGGTCGCCGTCGGGCATGTGGAAGCGGGACTGCGCACATACGACAAGTACCGCCCCTACCCCGAAGAAATGAACCGCAAGCTGACCACGGCCCTGACGGATTTGCATTTCGCGCCGACGGAGCTTTCGCGGGAATACTTGCTTAAGGAAAACATCCCGGGCGATACGGTCTTCGTCACGGGCAACACAGCGGTGGACATGCTGGCCTATACGACCTCCGACGGTTACCGCTTCCGAAACGGCGCGCTCAACGCCCTCGATCCCGCGAAACGCACAATATTAATGACCGCCCACCGCAGGGAGAATTTCGGCCCCCCCATGGAAAATATCTGCCGTGCCGTCGGGCGTATCGCCGCGGATTTCCCCGATGTGCAATTGGTATGGCCGATGCACCCCAACGGCGCGGGTCGGGAAGAATCACAAAAATATTTGGCCCACCGTGCCAACGTATTGCTTACGGATGCCCTGGAAATCCATGACATGCACAACCTGATGAAGCGTTCGTACCTGATCCTTTCCGATTCGGGCGGTTTACAGGAGGAAGCCCCTTCCTTTAATGTGCCTGTGGTCGTGCTGCGGGAAGTGACCGAACGACCCGAAGGGCTTAACGCGGGTACGCTTGTGCTGGCCGGCGTAGCGGAATCGTCCGTTTACAATTCCGCCGCGGAATTATTGGCCGACAAGGAAGCGCGCGCCCGTATGGCCGCCGTTCCCAATCCCTTCGGCGACGGCAACGCGAGCGGGCGGATCATCGACGCGATTTTGGGGAGGTTCATATGCTGA
- a CDS encoding site-specific integrase, with amino-acid sequence MADHLRKQEKIRVAAHLADVRGFYHIKLAWTDSTGQRIRKSVTTGLVVKGNTKRAEDLLRKARKEHEILANRTEREKPAPDEMLFADFMEEWLVAIRPEVKLTTFGGYQLNVQKAIAPYFRDKGILLQQLTAEDINAFYAEQLKRVKGMTVHKFHANISKALKYAVEKGYIPHTVMGKVKRPKADRFSGKFLKQSETVDLFEAVKGHKLELGVIFGAFYGLRRSELVGLRWESINFEANTITIEHTVTIANVDGQKVLVADDTTKTKSSFRTLPLVPAIRAKLLEVKDEQEHNRKLCGKSYNKKESAYIYTDALGNRIKPDYLTSMFPKFLENNGFRRIRFHDLRHSCASLLLANGVPLKQIQDWLGHSDFAITANIYAHLDFSAKHSTAGAMSWLDETSLAGLATE; translated from the coding sequence ATGGCAGACCATCTACGCAAACAAGAAAAAATAAGGGTTGCGGCTCACCTTGCCGATGTCCGAGGTTTTTACCATATAAAACTGGCTTGGACTGACAGCACAGGACAACGCATCCGTAAATCCGTAACAACAGGGCTTGTGGTTAAGGGCAACACAAAACGAGCCGAGGATTTGCTCCGCAAGGCACGGAAAGAGCATGAAATACTCGCCAACCGTACCGAGCGTGAAAAGCCAGCCCCGGACGAAATGCTCTTTGCGGACTTCATGGAAGAATGGCTTGTAGCCATCCGACCCGAAGTTAAGCTAACCACATTCGGCGGCTACCAACTGAACGTACAAAAAGCCATCGCCCCATATTTTCGGGATAAAGGCATTTTGTTACAACAGCTAACCGCCGAGGACATCAACGCTTTCTACGCCGAGCAACTCAAACGAGTTAAGGGAATGACCGTCCATAAGTTTCATGCCAACATTAGCAAGGCATTGAAATACGCCGTGGAAAAGGGTTACATCCCCCATACGGTGATGGGAAAGGTCAAACGCCCAAAGGCAGACCGATTTTCGGGCAAGTTTTTGAAACAGTCTGAAACGGTTGACTTGTTTGAGGCAGTCAAGGGTCACAAGCTGGAATTAGGCGTTATATTCGGAGCGTTCTACGGTCTTAGGAGGTCAGAACTCGTTGGACTTCGCTGGGAATCAATCAATTTTGAGGCGAACACCATCACCATCGAGCATACCGTTACGATTGCTAACGTGGACGGACAAAAGGTGCTTGTAGCCGATGATACGACCAAAACAAAGTCCAGTTTTAGGACGTTGCCCCTTGTTCCGGCTATCCGAGCCAAACTGCTGGAAGTCAAAGACGAACAAGAGCATAACCGCAAGCTGTGTGGCAAATCGTACAATAAAAAAGAGAGTGCGTACATCTACACGGATGCTCTCGGCAATCGGATTAAACCCGATTATCTGACATCCATGTTCCCCAAGTTTTTAGAGAACAACGGATTTAGACGTATTCGCTTTCACGACCTACGCCATAGCTGTGCATCGTTGCTCTTGGCAAACGGAGTACCCCTTAAACAGATTCAAGACTGGCTGGGGCATAGTGATTTTGCCATCACCGCCAACATTTACGCACATTTGGACTTCTCTGCTAAACACTCTACGGCTGGGGCAATGTCTTGGCTGGACGAAACATCGCTTGCGGGATTGGCAACAGAGTAG
- a CDS encoding helix-turn-helix domain-containing protein, giving the protein MNISTQDVFCVVFKDYPDVLDVKQVSQLLSISTKTVYRLLRNGTIDSLKIGREFRVPKVNIMKYVKVLNPLLTERHTA; this is encoded by the coding sequence ATGAATATCAGTACCCAAGATGTTTTCTGTGTTGTGTTCAAGGATTATCCCGATGTGCTTGATGTTAAGCAAGTGAGCCAGCTTTTGAGCATCAGCACAAAGACGGTCTACCGTCTACTGCGAAACGGTACGATAGACAGCCTCAAAATTGGGCGGGAGTTTCGTGTGCCAAAGGTAAACATAATGAAATATGTCAAGGTTTTGAACCCGCTATTGACGGAAAGGCACACGGCATAA
- a CDS encoding type II toxin-antitoxin system PemK/MazF family toxin: protein MNRKQIKRGDMFYANLNPTIGSEQGDVRPVLVVQNNAGNAHSPTVVVVPITRNLNKTSLLTHVVLLKESGLEHDSLALVEQIRTIDRSRMTGYIGRIGGKEQAAIDTALLVCVGIENRRASKGEMMVLTLCFRCEGDFRDSGYVLVKKGWQEIKEDCDFCKVRQGLTFGVFGMP, encoded by the coding sequence ATGAACAGAAAGCAAATCAAGCGTGGCGATATGTTCTACGCTAACCTCAATCCGACAATCGGCTCGGAGCAGGGTGATGTTCGTCCTGTGCTGGTAGTGCAGAATAATGCCGGAAACGCCCACAGCCCCACGGTGGTAGTAGTGCCGATTACCCGCAACCTCAACAAAACATCATTACTTACGCACGTTGTTCTTCTTAAAGAAAGCGGACTTGAACATGATTCGCTGGCTTTGGTGGAACAGATACGGACGATTGACCGCTCTCGTATGACTGGATACATAGGGCGTATTGGCGGAAAAGAACAAGCTGCCATTGATACCGCCCTGTTGGTCTGTGTTGGGATTGAAAATCGCCGAGCCTCAAAAGGCGAAATGATGGTGCTGACCCTTTGCTTTCGTTGCGAGGGCGATTTTAGGGATAGCGGATATGTACTCGTCAAAAAAGGCTGGCAAGAAATAAAAGAGGACTGCGATTTTTGCAAGGTACGGCAGGGGTTGACCTTTGGGGTGTTTGGTATGCCGTGA
- a CDS encoding RNA polymerase subunit sigma-24, translated as MKNYRDSDYAINKNAKGIVYRFADQTVEITLADYLRENPAKTAADFEALKALSDADYYETDRSGYRQSWKNTSLDKLADDKNDAFTVPSAEDEVILQAEQAAAYAKRKSSAVLVLDKLTDVQRRRYLMYHVQGLSTYQIAEREGTNQKSVHESLQAAEKKIKKYLSKG; from the coding sequence ATGAAAAATTATAGAGATAGTGATTACGCCATCAACAAAAACGCAAAGGGTATTGTTTACCGCTTTGCAGACCAAACCGTAGAAATTACCCTTGCGGATTATCTGCGTGAAAACCCCGCCAAAACCGCCGCCGACTTTGAGGCTCTTAAAGCCCTGTCCGATGCGGACTACTACGAAACGGACAGGAGCGGCTACCGCCAATCGTGGAAAAATACATCGTTGGACAAGCTGGCTGATGATAAGAATGATGCGTTCACCGTGCCATCCGCAGAAGATGAGGTCATTCTACAAGCAGAGCAAGCGGCGGCGTATGCTAAACGCAAATCATCGGCTGTTCTTGTGTTGGACAAGCTGACCGATGTTCAACGGCGGCGGTACTTGATGTACCACGTTCAAGGGCTTTCAACTTATCAAATCGCCGAGCGTGAGGGAACAAATCAAAAATCTGTACACGAGAGTTTGCAAGCGGCTGAAAAGAAAATAAAAAAATATTTGTCAAAGGGCTGA
- a CDS encoding ImmA/IrrE family metallo-endopeptidase, with product MKAFDTPYSFSMIPYTTYDSLDDYAGELVKDFAPNALGTPSALDVDKFVEFYLHLDVDYRHLCVGSNILGITAFNDGTVEVLNEQTLLAEKIPVSTGTVIISPTLLAKRNIPRLRFTMMHEGSHWLLHRKAFAEDNPFGPAGKYENQFIAAKEGRVDYSRSMKENTDIARMERQADFLASAILMNRPALRIAFKDFFKFYNDKPRRIIRGASYQDDCYAQQLPEYVAKAFGVSKRAALIRLEKLTAIVNKGSRR from the coding sequence ATGAAAGCGTTTGATACACCATATTCGTTTTCGATGATACCGTACACGACATATGATTCGCTTGATGATTATGCAGGGGAACTTGTCAAAGACTTTGCACCCAATGCCCTCGGAACACCCAGCGCATTGGACGTTGACAAGTTTGTTGAATTTTACTTGCACCTTGATGTGGATTATCGTCACTTATGCGTAGGTAGTAACATCTTGGGGATTACAGCGTTTAACGATGGAACGGTTGAGGTCTTGAACGAACAGACTTTATTAGCAGAGAAAATCCCTGTATCAACAGGTACGGTTATTATCAGCCCAACCTTGCTTGCAAAACGTAACATTCCTCGTTTGCGTTTCACTATGATGCACGAGGGTTCGCATTGGCTCTTGCACCGTAAGGCATTTGCGGAGGACAATCCTTTCGGTCCGGCTGGCAAATACGAAAACCAATTTATCGCCGCCAAAGAGGGGCGTGTAGATTACAGCCGTTCCATGAAAGAGAACACCGACATCGCCCGCATGGAGCGACAAGCGGATTTCTTGGCATCTGCAATTCTTATGAACCGTCCGGCATTGAGGATAGCGTTCAAGGATTTTTTCAAGTTTTACAACGACAAACCCCGCCGCATCATCAGAGGGGCGAGTTATCAAGACGATTGCTACGCCCAGCAGTTGCCGGAGTATGTGGCAAAGGCTTTCGGCGTGTCTAAACGAGCTGCTCTTATTCGTTTGGAAAAGCTAACAGCGATTGTTAATAAAGGGTCGAGGCGGTAA
- a CDS encoding helix-turn-helix domain-containing protein, with protein MNDYQRFGAFLKDKRNEKEVSIRPLAEKIGISAGHYCDIESGRRSPADRDFLDALITHLHLNDADSQTLYDLWGKARSASPPDLTEYINESKAARIALRVAKERASDADWQRFVKQLEGKE; from the coding sequence TTGAATGATTATCAGAGGTTCGGAGCGTTCCTCAAAGATAAGCGTAACGAAAAAGAGGTGTCAATAAGACCACTTGCCGAAAAAATTGGTATATCGGCGGGGCATTACTGCGACATTGAATCCGGACGGCGTTCCCCTGCTGACCGTGACTTCTTGGATGCACTTATTACCCATTTGCATCTTAACGATGCGGACAGTCAAACCCTCTACGACTTATGGGGCAAGGCACGTTCGGCCTCTCCCCCCGACTTGACGGAATATATTAACGAAAGCAAAGCGGCTCGTATCGCTCTCCGTGTAGCCAAAGAAAGGGCAAGCGATGCAGACTGGCAACGGTTCGTTAAGCAACTCGAAGGAAAGGAGTAG
- a CDS encoding HIRAN domain-containing protein, with the protein MYEKSRNLLDFHIAGFTYYDGLDVIEQLTLGTSVSLKSEPDNPYDPEAIVVMLGETKLGYVPKVKNDLLSTLLYFGYNDVVESKIIGRDLEAHPERQFRVVVKVKDKRKC; encoded by the coding sequence ATGTACGAGAAAAGCCGTAATCTACTTGATTTTCACATTGCGGGGTTCACATACTACGATGGGCTTGACGTTATCGAGCAGCTTACACTTGGTACGTCTGTTTCTTTGAAGTCTGAGCCGGACAATCCGTATGACCCCGAAGCGATTGTAGTCATGCTGGGTGAAACTAAACTCGGATATGTTCCGAAAGTGAAAAATGACTTGTTAAGCACCCTGCTGTATTTCGGATATAACGATGTTGTTGAATCGAAAATTATCGGCAGGGATTTAGAGGCGCACCCCGAACGACAATTCCGTGTCGTTGTGAAAGTCAAAGACAAACGAAAATGCTAA
- a CDS encoding WYL domain-containing protein, with translation MPASPNQRAKLLYLRKILLERTDEQTPMSMPEIISALATYDVHAERKSIYTDLEILRQYGLDIEVTKGRIPRYYIGHRHFELPELKLLVDAVQSSRFITEKKSEELISKVAAFTSHPQSAALKRQIFVTGRPKSFNEQSFYSVDKIHEAINTGMKITFKYYDYNVKKKLAPRKNGALYEVTPVTLCWDSDKYYLVAYNAENKELRNYRVDRMGSVELSEHKADFDRSKFNITRYAKQTFGMFSGEVVRATLAFDNSLVNVVLDYFGMDAKIIPKDNGRFEVSVDVAVSPVFLGWMFQFGDKAKIVSPDSLVGSMRELIKSNTAMYD, from the coding sequence ATGTCCATGCCGGAGATTATTTCTGCACTTGCAACCTACGATGTCCACGCAGAACGCAAGTCCATTTACACAGACTTAGAAATTCTCCGTCAGTACGGACTTGATATAGAAGTCACAAAGGGTAGAATCCCTCGGTATTACATAGGGCATCGCCACTTTGAACTTCCCGAACTTAAACTGCTTGTGGATGCGGTGCAGTCCTCCCGCTTTATCACGGAAAAAAAGAGCGAGGAGTTAATTTCAAAAGTAGCTGCTTTTACAAGTCACCCCCAATCAGCGGCATTAAAACGCCAAATTTTCGTTACTGGCCGTCCAAAATCATTTAATGAGCAGTCTTTTTACAGCGTGGATAAAATCCACGAGGCGATAAACACAGGGATGAAGATTACATTCAAATACTACGATTACAACGTGAAGAAGAAACTTGCACCCCGCAAAAATGGTGCTTTATACGAGGTCACGCCTGTAACCTTGTGCTGGGATAGTGATAAATACTACCTCGTAGCATACAACGCCGAAAACAAGGAACTGCGGAATTACAGGGTAGACCGTATGGGTAGTGTTGAGTTGTCTGAACACAAAGCCGATTTTGACCGCAGTAAATTCAATATCACGAGGTATGCCAAGCAGACTTTTGGAATGTTTAGTGGCGAGGTCGTTAGGGCAACGCTGGCTTTCGATAATAGTTTGGTGAACGTGGTACTGGACTACTTTGGCATGGATGCGAAAATCATACCAAAGGATAACGGACGGTTTGAAGTGTCTGTTGATGTAGCGGTCAGCCCGGTGTTTTTGGGTTGGATGTTCCAGTTTGGTGATAAAGCTAAAATCGTATCGCCGGACAGCTTGGTCGGCTCTATGCGAGAACTTATCAAGTCTAACACAGCTATGTATGATTAG